The genomic interval CGAGCAGCTTGATCATCGCCAGCCCGTCCTGCGAACCCGGATAAGTCCCAGCCGTGGTGAAGACCATCGCCAACCGATCGTCACCGCTCAGCCGCAACGCCGACCGGACCGCCTCGTACCGTGCGTCCACCGCGGACGCCGGCGCAGTCAGCCCAAGCTCATCGAGCACGGGCTCCCCCGCGTAGGCGCCGAGGAACCGTTGCGCGACCCCGTCCGAGTCGTGCGCCCCACCAAGTGCACTGTCGATGTTGGCTTCCACGACGTACGGCGTCCCGCCGCTGAGCAGGAGGTCCGCGCGGACCCCGCCGAGCAGGTCCTCGGTCAGCGGCAGATCCTCGTCCAGCAGATCGATGTACCCGACCGGCATCCCGAGCGCTCGCCGCAACTCCCCCGCTGTCGTTGCCCGACGCAAGCACGCGGCCAGGATCAACCGTGCGACGATCGCCGAGATGTCAGTCAGTGACTGATACGTCGACACCGCCATGATTGGGGGTCGCAGCGGACGCCAATCCTTGTTGTGCGTCGCCACCCCGTCGTACACCTCCCGCCACGATGCCGTCCCCCGCTCGACCAGCGCCGTACGGGTTGCCTCGGGCAACTGATGCCACAGATCGGTCACTTGTCCTCCAGTACGGCGTTGATCGCGGCAACGAGCTGCTCTCGCCCCGGTTGCACGGCGCGGTCAAGCGCCAGGGCGAACGGCAGGACTGCGCCGTCGGGGCGGGTCACTCGGCGGGGCGGGGCGGCCAAGGTGAAGCGTTCTGCGGCGACCGCGAGTACTTCGGCGGCGAAGCCACTGGTGCGGTTCGAGTCGTCGATCACCACCAGCCGACGGGTCTTCGCGACCGATGCGGCCAACCCGTCGAGGTCGAACGGATAGACGGTCCGCGGATCGAAGACCTCGACCGAGACCCCGGCGCCGGCCAACTCGTCCGCGACGGCCAGCGCATCCTGCACCAGTTGGCCGACGGCAACGACCGTCACGTCACGACCGGGCCGCGCCACCCGGCCGACGCCGAGGGGTACCGGCGCGAGTGTGGTGAATTCGACGTCCTCCCGGACACCGAGCGCCCCGGACGGTGCGAACATCACCACCGGATCGTCGTCGCGGATCGCCGACACCAGCAGCCCGTACGCGTCCATCGGCGTCGCGGGGACGACGGTCTTCACGCCGACGTGGGCGAACAACGTGTACGGATGATCCGAGTGCTGTCCGGCCCAGCCGGTGCGTGAGCCCGATCCGGTCACGACGTACGTCACCGGGACCTTGCACTGGCCGCCGGTCATCAGCGAGAACTTGTGCGCCTGGTTCACGATCTGCTCGAAGACCAGGAACAGCAACGACGGGATCTGGAACTCGATCACCGGCCGCATCCCCGCCAGTGCCGCGCCGGTCGCGAAGTTCGTGAACGCCTGCTCCGACAATGGAGTGTCGAGCACCCGCTCCGGACCGAACCGCGACAGCAGTCCCGCGGTCAGATTCGACGCGGCGACCCGGATGTCCTCGCCGAGCAGGAAGACCGACGGATCGCTGTCCAAGGAGTCGGCGAGCGCGCGGTTCATCGCCTTCAGGTACGACAGTTTCGGCATCAGGGCATCACCGCGTACAAGTACTTGAGAGGATCAGCAGGGTCAGGATGAGCGCTTCCCAACGCGAACTCGGCCGCCGCATCGAGGGCCGTCTCGATCTGGGAGTCGACGGCCGCACGCTCGTCGTCCGACAGCCGTGCGCCCTGGATCGCGACCGGATCACGCGACCGGCCGGCAGCGACCTCGTCGGGCGAGCGGTAGTCGAGCCGAGCGCGATGCTCGAAGGTGTGATGTGCGTCGAAGCGATAGGTCAGGCACTCCAGAAACATCGGGCCCTTCCCGGAGCGGGCCCGCGCAACCGCAGCCGTGCTTGCCTTGAACACCGTCTCCGGATCCTGCCCGTCGATGGTGAACGCCGGCATGCCGAACGCCCGCGCCCGCGCGGTGATGCTGCCGGCCACCGCCGACTCGACCGGCATGGTGGTCGCGTACCCGTTGTTCTCGCAGACGAAGACCACCGGCACCCGCCAGAGCGCGGCCAAATTGAGGGCCTCCAGCAACATCCCTTCGTTCATCGCACCGTCCCCGAAGAACGCGACGGCGACCGTGTCGCGCCCTTGCTGCCGGTACGCCCAGGCGGCACCGGTGGCGATCGACGCGGCCGCTCCGACGATCGCGTTCGCCCCGAGAATCCCGAGGCTGAAATCGGCCGCGTGCATCGAGCCGCCGCGTCCCTTGTTCAGCCCGGTCTCCCGTCCCATCAGCTCGGCCAGCAACCGGCCCGGGTCAGCACCCCGGGCGAGCACATGCCCATGCCCCCGATGCGTGCTGGTGATCACGTCGGCCGAGGTCAACGCCGCGCAGACAGCAGCGGCGATCGCCTCCTGGCCGAGGTACGGATGAATCCCGCCGACGATCTCCCCGGGCCGCACGAACTCGATCGCCCGCTCCTCGAACCTGCGGATCAACCGCACGGCCCGGTAGAGGTCGACGGTCACGGCATCGGGCCCCGTCCGGCCGAGATCGTCGGCGGTCATCACGTCAGCCCTTCACCGCGGCCAGGATCGCGTCCCACAGGCGGGCGCGGGCGGCGAGCGCGCTGTTGATGGTGGCCGCGCAGGCATCCCACTTGCCCTGGTCGTCGCCGCACAGATCGGTGACCATCTGCATCGCCATCGGGGTGTGCTGCTCGCCGTCCACCTCGATGTGCCGCTCCAGGTAGTCGACGAAGGTGTTGAGCCGGTTGGACCGCTCGTTCACCGCGACGACCTGCTGGAACATGTCCGGGATCAGGTCCTCGCGCCCGAACGCGAACGCCGCCGCCTGGCAGTGGATCGGCGCGTTCTCGATGATGTCCCAGGTGGTGCCGGCGAAGTCGATCGACGCCTGCGGCACGCCGGCCGCCTTCAGGGACTCGACCACGGCGCCGCCGTTCCGCAGCAGCTCGACCAGCTCCGAGATCGCCGACGTGTCCGCGCCGGCCTCGACCATCCCGTTGACGTACAGCTCGAAGTGGCTGATGAAGCCGTCGCCGAGCTCGTCGCTCTCCTCGACCATCACGATGTCGTTGATCAGCCGGCGGCTGCCGGTGTGCGCGGTCGGGATCCACGGCACGGTCACGCAGGTCAGTTCGCGCTGCAACGACTTGAGCAGCGACATGAAGTCCCACACCGCGAACACGTGATGTTCCATGAACGTGACGAGCGCCTGGTGCGTGTCCAGGTTCGCGTACAGCGGATGCTGGACGACCTTGTCACGCGCCTCGCTGACAGCCTTCTCCAGGTGCTCGATGCCGGGGTGGGTCTGACCCCAGTCGTAACGGGACATGTCGTGATCTCCTAGCGGTCGGCCCAGAGGATCGGGCAGTAGTCGGGGTCCGCGTAGTCCGGGTGACGGCTGGATGTGCGGCGTACCAGGACGTCGTGGTTGTAGGCGGCAAGGTTTCCGTCGGTGAGGGGGTACTCGCGGTACTGGTTGGCGCCGTCCTGCAGGTGCAGGGAGATCGCGCGGCGAGGCCGGTCGCTCACGTTGGCGCCGCTGCCGTGGTACGTGCGGCAGTGGTGGAAGTTCATGTGCCCGCGCGGGATCGTGATCGGCACCTTGGTCACCTCGGCGCCGTTGTACGCCGCGTTCTCGGCCAGCATCTGGTCCAGCTGCGACCGGTCCCGCTCGGCGAAATGCCGTACGACGGTGTCGTCGGAGCCGATCTCCGCCCAGCGATGGCTGCCGTCCACCATCGTGATCGTGCCCATCTCCGGCGGGCAGTCGTGGAACGGGACGAACGCGGTCAGCATCTTGTCCGAGGAGGACGACGACCAGTAGTGCTTGTCGAAGTGCCAGGGCACGATGTTCGACGGCTCACCGGAGATCGGCGGCTTGTAGATCAACGTGGACTGGAAGATCCGGATCTCGTCGGTCTGCGCAAGCCGGGCCGCGACCGCACCGATCACCGGCTTGCGGAGGATCTTGGCCAGACCGTCGTGCTCGTAGTGCACGTAGTCGTTGTGCCGCTGGACGTCGCCCTTCGACGGGTCCCAGTAGGCGAGCTTCGGTGGTGCCTCGGGCAACGACCTGTCCCGCTCGCCGGCGTAGTACCGCTCGCTCGCGTTGACGAGTTCGTCGATTTCGTCGTCGGTGAGCAACTTCTTGGACAGGTACCAACCGTGCTCGTTGTAGAAGGCAACATCTTCGTCGGTCGGCAGCAAGGCGATCTCGGCTTCCGACAATTTGAACTCGAGGCTCATGCGTCCGTCCCCGCCAGCTCGCGTTCCTTCGCCTCGTACAGCGCCTTGATGTTCCCGCTGCCGAACGTCATCGCGCCCCGCCGCTCGATGATCTCCAGGAACAGTGTCCGCCGTACGTGCATGGACTCGGTGAAGATCTGCAGCAGCTGGCCCCAATGGTCCCGGTCGACGAGGATGCCGAGCTCCTCCAGGTCCTCGATCGGCGTCTCGAGCTCGCCGACCCGGTCCGGCAGCGCCTTGTAGTACGCCGACGGTGACGCGAGGAAGTTCACACCCCGGCCCGCGAGGGTGCCGACCGCCTCGACGATGTCGCTGGTCCGCAACGCGATGTGCTGTACGCCGGCGCCCGCGTGCCAGGTGAGGAAGTCGTTGATCTGGCCCGGCCGACGGTTCGGGTCCGGCTCGATCAACGTGAACGTCACGTGCTTCGACGTACTCTGAACGACCGTCGACTCCATGCCCTGGCCGGCCACCTCGATGTACTCGTCGAAGATCGGCAGGAACCCGAACACGTTCTCGTAGAACTCCACCGTCGGCTTCAGCTGCCCGGACGGCACACAGATCGCCAGGTGGTCGATCTCGCTGAACAGCTTCTCGTCCGGACCGCCCGCGGGCTCGGTGATCTGGAACGCGCCCGGCAGGAACTCCCGCCGCGGCCCGTGCCGCTCGACCAGCCGATGGATCACGTCGCCGAAGCCGGCCACCTCCGCGATCACCACGGTCGTCTCCTGCTCGTCGGTGTAGGTCACCGGCTCGGCGACCGACTCCGCGCCCCGGCTCAGCAACTCGGTGTAGGCCACGGAGGCGTTGTCCACCTCCAGCCCCACGACCGCGACGCCGTCACCGTGCCGCTGGACGTAGGCGGCCGCGGCATGGTCGGCTGTCAGGCCCGAGGTCAATACGATCTGTACGGCGCTCTCCCGCAACAGCAGCGAGCGCTGTCCGGGCAGTCCCGTCTCCGGTCCGCCTTGGCCGTGCACCTGCAGGCCGAAGGCATGCGCCAGATAGAACGCCGCCTGCTTCGCATCGCCCACGTACAGCTCGACGTGGTCGATCCCGTAGATCTCCATCACCAGTCCTTCACCTCACTCTTGTTCGCTGTGCTCGGCGGTCCGAACAGCAGGCTGACGTTCTGGCCACCGAACCCGAACGAGTTCGACAGCGCGTACTCCAGGTGCGCCTCGCGGGGTTCCTTGCGGACGTGGTCCAGCGGGCAGGCCGGATCCGGGTCGTCCAGGTGGTACGTCGGGGGCAGCAGGCCGGTCGAGATCGCGCCGACCGCGGCCACCGCCTCGACCACGCCGGAGGTGCCGAGCATGTGCCCGGTCAACGCCTTGGTCGAGCTGACTGCCGGCTGGTACGCGCCAAAAGCCTTGCCAATAGCAACCGACTCGGCCACGTCCCCTAGCTTCGTGCTGGTCCCGTGCGCGTTGACGTACCCGACCTGCTCCGGCCGGACGCCCCCACTCACCATTGCCAACCGCATGCACGCCGCCGCGCCTTCCCCGTCCGGCCGGGGCGCAGTCGGATGATGCGCATCGGAGTTCACCCCGTACCCGGCAACATCCGCATACCCCCGAGCCCGACGCCCGGTTGCATGCTCCGTCCTCTCCAGTACCAGGAGCGCGGCACCTTCGCTCAGAACGAATCCGTTGCGCCGCAGGTCGAACGGTCGGCTCGCCTCAGCGGGGTCGTCCCACCCGCGAGCCAGCGCCCGCGCGTTGGCGAAGGTCTCCGCGAACGTCGGGAACAGCGGCGCCTCACTCGCCCCGCACACCACCACGTCCGCCTCACCGGAGCGGATCAGCCGTACGGCGTCCGCTATCGCCTGCGCGCCGGATGCACACGCCGTACCAACCGACGACGTGTACCCACGGATGCCATGGCGGATGGCGACACGGGCGGCCGGCATGTTCGGGAGGATGCCCGTGAGGAGGTAGGGGCTGACGGCTGCCCGGCCGCGTTCGGCGCGGGACAACACTTGTTGCTCGAGGGTCGCCATGCCGCCGACTCCACCGATGATCACGCCGATGCGGTCAGGGTCGACGTTGTCGCCGACGACGAGGCCGGCATCCGCGAGCGCGTCCGCGGCAGCGAGCTGGGCGAGGATGACGGTGCGGTCCATCACCTTGCCGTCCGGCCCCTTGGTGAGGTCGCCGGCGTCGAACGGCGGCAGGATGCCCGCCAGCTCGATCGAGTTGGCGATCGGGTGGTCCGCGGGCGGCTTCACGATGCCGGATCGTCCGTGCAGCAAGGCGTCGTACGCCGCTCGCGCGCTCCGGCCGATCGGTGTCATCAGGCCGATCCCGGTGATCGTCGCGTTCATGAGCGGGCCTCCCGGAGAGCGACTTTGCGGACCTTTCCAGTCACGGTGACCGGCACCTCGCCCGTGCCGACGACGGTCACGTTGCGAAGAATCGCGGCGACCTCTTCCCCGACCGCTGCCTTCACGTCGGCGGTGCGGTCGCGGTCCGGTGCGTCCGCGGACAGTTCG from Kribbella sp. NBC_00709 carries:
- a CDS encoding alpha-ketoacid dehydrogenase subunit beta, whose amino-acid sequence is MPKLSYLKAMNRALADSLDSDPSVFLLGEDIRVAASNLTAGLLSRFGPERVLDTPLSEQAFTNFATGAALAGMRPVIEFQIPSLLFLVFEQIVNQAHKFSLMTGGQCKVPVTYVVTGSGSRTGWAGQHSDHPYTLFAHVGVKTVVPATPMDAYGLLVSAIRDDDPVVMFAPSGALGVREDVEFTTLAPVPLGVGRVARPGRDVTVVAVGQLVQDALAVADELAGAGVSVEVFDPRTVYPFDLDGLAASVAKTRRLVVIDDSNRTSGFAAEVLAVAAERFTLAAPPRRVTRPDGAVLPFALALDRAVQPGREQLVAAINAVLEDK
- a CDS encoding thiamine pyrophosphate-dependent dehydrogenase E1 component subunit alpha, whose translation is MTADDLGRTGPDAVTVDLYRAVRLIRRFEERAIEFVRPGEIVGGIHPYLGQEAIAAAVCAALTSADVITSTHRGHGHVLARGADPGRLLAELMGRETGLNKGRGGSMHAADFSLGILGANAIVGAAASIATGAAWAYRQQGRDTVAVAFFGDGAMNEGMLLEALNLAALWRVPVVFVCENNGYATTMPVESAVAGSITARARAFGMPAFTIDGQDPETVFKASTAAVARARSGKGPMFLECLTYRFDAHHTFEHRARLDYRSPDEVAAGRSRDPVAIQGARLSDDERAAVDSQIETALDAAAEFALGSAHPDPADPLKYLYAVMP
- a CDS encoding DUF3050 domain-containing protein, translating into MSRYDWGQTHPGIEHLEKAVSEARDKVVQHPLYANLDTHQALVTFMEHHVFAVWDFMSLLKSLQRELTCVTVPWIPTAHTGSRRLINDIVMVEESDELGDGFISHFELYVNGMVEAGADTSAISELVELLRNGGAVVESLKAAGVPQASIDFAGTTWDIIENAPIHCQAAAFAFGREDLIPDMFQQVVAVNERSNRLNTFVDYLERHIEVDGEQHTPMAMQMVTDLCGDDQGKWDACAATINSALAARARLWDAILAAVKG
- a CDS encoding phytanoyl-CoA dioxygenase family protein; this encodes MSLEFKLSEAEIALLPTDEDVAFYNEHGWYLSKKLLTDDEIDELVNASERYYAGERDRSLPEAPPKLAYWDPSKGDVQRHNDYVHYEHDGLAKILRKPVIGAVAARLAQTDEIRIFQSTLIYKPPISGEPSNIVPWHFDKHYWSSSSSDKMLTAFVPFHDCPPEMGTITMVDGSHRWAEIGSDDTVVRHFAERDRSQLDQMLAENAAYNGAEVTKVPITIPRGHMNFHHCRTYHGSGANVSDRPRRAISLHLQDGANQYREYPLTDGNLAAYNHDVLVRRTSSRHPDYADPDYCPILWADR
- the hppD gene encoding 4-hydroxyphenylpyruvate dioxygenase, giving the protein MEIYGIDHVELYVGDAKQAAFYLAHAFGLQVHGQGGPETGLPGQRSLLLRESAVQIVLTSGLTADHAAAAYVQRHGDGVAVVGLEVDNASVAYTELLSRGAESVAEPVTYTDEQETTVVIAEVAGFGDVIHRLVERHGPRREFLPGAFQITEPAGGPDEKLFSEIDHLAICVPSGQLKPTVEFYENVFGFLPIFDEYIEVAGQGMESTVVQSTSKHVTFTLIEPDPNRRPGQINDFLTWHAGAGVQHIALRTSDIVEAVGTLAGRGVNFLASPSAYYKALPDRVGELETPIEDLEELGILVDRDHWGQLLQIFTESMHVRRTLFLEIIERRGAMTFGSGNIKALYEAKERELAGTDA
- a CDS encoding beta-ketoacyl-[acyl-carrier-protein] synthase family protein, whose protein sequence is MNATITGIGLMTPIGRSARAAYDALLHGRSGIVKPPADHPIANSIELAGILPPFDAGDLTKGPDGKVMDRTVILAQLAAADALADAGLVVGDNVDPDRIGVIIGGVGGMATLEQQVLSRAERGRAAVSPYLLTGILPNMPAARVAIRHGIRGYTSSVGTACASGAQAIADAVRLIRSGEADVVVCGASEAPLFPTFAETFANARALARGWDDPAEASRPFDLRRNGFVLSEGAALLVLERTEHATGRRARGYADVAGYGVNSDAHHPTAPRPDGEGAAACMRLAMVSGGVRPEQVGYVNAHGTSTKLGDVAESVAIGKAFGAYQPAVSSTKALTGHMLGTSGVVEAVAAVGAISTGLLPPTYHLDDPDPACPLDHVRKEPREAHLEYALSNSFGFGGQNVSLLFGPPSTANKSEVKDW